The DNA segment GAATCATCGACTCCGTAAACATCTCGGTATGGATTCCAAGGTCGTGCTTGTCTTCCATAAGCTTTGCGACGGCATTTGGAATGCCCCCGATTCCGATCTGCAGAGTAGAACCATCTTCAACAAGCGACGAAATGTGACCCGCAATACTCATCTCCGTTTCTGAAGGCTCAGTATCCGGCAGTTCGGGGATTTCGAAACTGTTCTCGATCACATAGTCGACTTCGCTTATGTGTACATGAGTATCTCCGTGAGTTTTCGGGGCCTTCTCATTCACTTCCATAATTATCATCTTCGCGTTCTCAACCATGTCTCTTTCGTACACGGTGGATAAAGAAACAGTCATGTACCCATTTTTGTCCATCGGAGAGGCGACTCCCCAGAAGATGTCTGGTGTATTTGCCATGATCCTTTCAACACCGGCAGTGTGAAGATTGTTCGGGATGTAGGTAACTGTTCTCAGACCGTTACTGACTGCCTTCCTGGCACCCACCGAGTGGAACCAGGACTCGTTCAGAAACTTACCTTCGTATTCCTTATTTACAAAGAAGGGATACTCCCCAATGTTCAAACAAGTAGCAACGGCCACATTCTCAACATTCTCAACCCTGTGGAGGTTCTTCAGGAGTCCCTGAGCTTCCATGGCGGCCATGCTTGTAACAATCTTCGTGTTTGATCTGATTTTCTTCAAACCTTCCTCAATCGATATCTTTTTCTTCCTGTATTCACCATTCCAGTTCAACTAAAAGCACCTCCATAACCTTTTGCCATAAGAGAAGCCAGCTCTACCAGATATTCATTCCATTTCTCATAGTCATTCTCTTTGCCGAAAAGCAGATCAAGACCCATGAAGTGTCCTATTCCCATGAGGAAAACTCCCAGATCTCGAGAGTCTATTGGCTTAATCTCATCCATCAACCTTGCTTCTTCAAGAGCGTTGATATAAGATGTGAGAAGTCTTTCATAATAGAAACGACCCGTCTCGGGCTGCACAAACTCAGATTCGCGTACTATGTTATAGAGCTCCTTGTGAACATCCATGAAAAGCAGAAATGCTTTGTATGACCTTATCTCTCTGTTAAGTCTTCCTTCTACCCCGGAGACTGCATCTCTCATCGTTCTTCTTAGA comes from the Mesotoga infera genome and includes:
- a CDS encoding acetyl-CoA hydrolase/transferase family protein; the encoded protein is MNWNGEYRKKKISIEEGLKKIRSNTKIVTSMAAMEAQGLLKNLHRVENVENVAVATCLNIGEYPFFVNKEYEGKFLNESWFHSVGARKAVSNGLRTVTYIPNNLHTAGVERIMANTPDIFWGVASPMDKNGYMTVSLSTVYERDMVENAKMIIMEVNEKAPKTHGDTHVHISEVDYVIENSFEIPELPDTEPSETEMSIAGHISSLVEDGSTLQIGIGGIPNAVAKLMEDKHDLGIHTEMFTESMIHLFEKGAITNRKKSLWPGKFIATFALGTKEMYSFIEDNPGVLLLRGNYVNDPYVVAQNDNMVSINTAISVDLTGQVCSEAIGTRHYSGTGGQLDTHRGASMAKNGKGIIALRSTAKKGTVSTIVPLLPLGSPVTVPRQDIDYVVTEFGLARLKGLNVFQRVEALLSVSHPDFRSELRKQASEIGLI